A window of the Streptomyces sp. Ag109_O5-10 genome harbors these coding sequences:
- a CDS encoding acyl-CoA dehydrogenase family protein, which translates to MDFTFTEEQLAAAEAARGVFAGVAPDAVPSPALTTGAVAEHFDRELWDRLAAADLLSLLLGEEYGGAGLDAIALCLVLRESAKVLARVPLLEHSAALATVQRYGSAELRDRLAARAGRGELVLSVAASGRTGHDPAELAVTARRDGDTWVLDGVQTAVPWAYDSGLVVVPARTEADRSVLALVAPGGEGAEGSAAEGAGSGSAGVTVAGQVSTSGERLGELRLESARVAARDVVMADGAWEWLRQLLVTGTCALALGVGERVLRMTGEYAGRREQFGHPIATFQAVAVQAADRYIDLRAMEATLWQAAWRIASGAAGALPAAGDVAVAKIWAAEGVRRVVQTAQHLHGGFGADTEYALHRYHAWAKQIELALGGAGVHEEALGDLLAAHPLG; encoded by the coding sequence GTGGACTTCACCTTCACCGAGGAGCAGTTGGCGGCGGCCGAGGCGGCGCGTGGGGTGTTCGCGGGGGTGGCGCCGGACGCGGTGCCGAGCCCCGCGCTGACCACCGGCGCCGTGGCCGAGCACTTCGACCGGGAGCTGTGGGACCGGCTGGCGGCCGCCGATCTGCTGAGTCTGCTGCTGGGCGAGGAGTACGGCGGCGCCGGTCTGGACGCCATCGCGCTGTGCCTGGTGTTGCGGGAGTCGGCGAAGGTGCTGGCCAGGGTGCCGTTGCTGGAGCACAGCGCGGCCCTGGCGACCGTGCAGAGGTACGGGTCGGCGGAGTTGCGGGACCGGCTGGCGGCGCGGGCCGGGCGGGGCGAGCTGGTGCTGAGCGTCGCCGCGAGCGGACGCACCGGGCACGACCCGGCCGAGCTGGCGGTGACCGCACGGCGGGACGGCGACACGTGGGTGCTGGACGGCGTGCAGACGGCGGTGCCGTGGGCGTACGACTCCGGTCTCGTCGTCGTACCGGCGCGCACCGAGGCGGACCGGAGCGTGCTGGCGCTGGTGGCACCGGGCGGCGAAGGGGCCGAAGGCTCCGCTGCCGAAGGCGCGGGCTCGGGCTCGGCCGGGGTGACGGTCGCCGGGCAGGTGTCGACCAGTGGGGAACGGCTCGGGGAGCTGCGGCTGGAGTCGGCGCGGGTCGCGGCGCGGGACGTGGTGATGGCGGACGGGGCCTGGGAGTGGCTGCGGCAGCTGCTGGTGACCGGAACGTGCGCGCTGGCGCTCGGGGTGGGTGAGCGGGTGCTGCGGATGACCGGCGAGTACGCCGGCAGGCGGGAGCAGTTCGGGCATCCCATCGCCACGTTCCAGGCGGTGGCCGTGCAGGCCGCGGACCGGTACATCGACCTGCGGGCGATGGAGGCGACGCTGTGGCAGGCGGCGTGGCGGATCGCCTCGGGGGCGGCCGGGGCGCTGCCGGCGGCCGGGGACGTGGCGGTGGCGAAGATCTGGGCGGCCGAGGGGGTGCGGCGGGTGGTGCAGACCGCGCAGCACCTGCACGGGGGGTTCGGGGCCGACACGGAGTATGCGCTGCACCGGTACCACGCGTGGGCGAAGCAGATCGAGCTGGCGCTCGGGGGGGCCGGGGTTCACGAGGAGGCGCTGGGGGATCTGCTCGCCGCGCATCCACTGGGGTAG
- the pepN gene encoding aminopeptidase N yields the protein MGIRSLTRTEAEHRAALITVERYDIDIDLTALPAGPEIRCVSTVTFGCSEPGAETFVDCAAEVRAATLNGSPLTPSGDGRIPLPGLAAHNVLRVESVQSDTATGAGVHKATDPADGEVYVWTSFEPDEARFVWACFDQPDLKAPHAFTVTAPAAWTVLSNSGDPRIEEQGAARRWSFPDTPPLSVYNTVVNAGPFHGIRREADGHDLGIYARRSLAEVLERDADDILTLTRQGLAFYAEAFAMPFPQRRYDQVFMPEFGGAMENYGCVTWSDAFLRRAEPTPAEREVLAVVLLHEMAHMWFGNIVTMRWWDDLWLNEAFAEFACHWAAEGATRHTDAWAGHLLNGKVKAYLSDQGPVSHPIHQPIHDVAQAASIFDNITYPKGASVLLQLMTYVGEDRFRTGMAAYFARHAWGTTTLQDLMDALAEASGRDLTGWRKAWLETAGTDRFTLERDGDTVTLLADGSPRPQVLAVGAYDRAGDALERTALVRVEVTEARTPVTGLPATSDLLLVNDDDLTFATTRPDPTARETLFRAAGLLPTAISRGVAAATVWDMLTAGEATAAEAGRCLTAVLTAETSDAVIEPYLTLVTNIAELWAPAAERPALTEAVAAACRRLAADPGRRQVALRGLARTATGAEDLAWLREQAGDDVDLRWRTLVREAELGGDVTAESAALLERDTDPDAWVRALTVRAALPGPAAKAEVWQRLAVDREVPVAAVSAVAAAFWRPGQDALLAPYAERYLAMVPDLHQGGMIPAMTYTSQLFPPYAVDAEYIERVRQAAGDASPVVRNTLLERSDAVRRMLRARVANA from the coding sequence ATGGGGATCCGAAGCCTGACCCGCACCGAGGCCGAGCACCGGGCCGCACTGATCACGGTCGAGCGGTACGACATCGACATCGACCTAACCGCTCTGCCCGCCGGGCCGGAGATCCGCTGCGTCTCCACGGTCACCTTCGGCTGTTCCGAGCCGGGTGCGGAGACCTTCGTCGACTGCGCGGCCGAGGTGCGCGCCGCCACCCTGAACGGCAGCCCCCTCACCCCCTCCGGCGACGGACGGATCCCGCTGCCCGGCCTGGCCGCGCACAACGTGCTGCGCGTCGAGAGCGTCCAGTCCGACACCGCCACCGGCGCGGGCGTGCACAAGGCCACCGACCCGGCCGACGGAGAGGTGTACGTGTGGACGAGCTTCGAGCCCGACGAGGCCCGGTTCGTCTGGGCCTGCTTCGACCAGCCCGACCTCAAGGCCCCGCACGCCTTCACCGTCACGGCCCCGGCCGCCTGGACCGTCCTCAGCAACTCCGGTGACCCGCGGATCGAGGAGCAGGGCGCGGCCCGCCGCTGGAGCTTCCCGGACACCCCGCCGCTGTCCGTGTACAACACCGTCGTCAACGCCGGCCCCTTCCACGGGATCCGCCGTGAGGCCGACGGCCACGACCTCGGCATCTACGCGCGCCGTTCGCTCGCCGAGGTCCTGGAACGCGACGCCGACGACATCCTCACCCTCACCCGGCAGGGCCTCGCCTTCTACGCGGAGGCCTTCGCGATGCCGTTCCCGCAGCGCAGGTACGACCAGGTGTTCATGCCCGAGTTCGGCGGCGCGATGGAGAACTACGGCTGCGTGACCTGGTCGGACGCCTTCCTGCGGAGGGCCGAGCCGACCCCCGCCGAGCGCGAGGTGCTCGCGGTGGTGCTGCTGCACGAGATGGCGCACATGTGGTTCGGCAACATCGTCACCATGCGCTGGTGGGACGACCTCTGGCTGAACGAGGCCTTCGCCGAGTTCGCCTGCCACTGGGCCGCCGAGGGCGCCACCCGCCACACCGACGCATGGGCGGGCCACCTGCTCAACGGCAAGGTCAAGGCGTACCTCTCCGACCAGGGCCCGGTCTCGCACCCGATCCACCAGCCCATCCACGACGTCGCCCAGGCCGCGTCGATCTTCGACAACATCACCTACCCCAAGGGCGCCTCCGTCCTCCTTCAGCTGATGACCTACGTCGGCGAGGACCGTTTCCGCACCGGCATGGCCGCCTACTTCGCCCGTCACGCCTGGGGCACCACCACCCTCCAGGACCTGATGGACGCCCTCGCCGAGGCCAGTGGCCGCGATCTGACCGGCTGGCGCAAGGCCTGGCTGGAGACCGCGGGCACCGACCGCTTCACCCTGGAGCGCGACGGCGACACCGTCACCCTGCTCGCGGACGGCAGCCCGCGCCCCCAGGTCCTCGCGGTCGGCGCGTACGACCGCGCCGGCGACGCCCTGGAACGGACCGCACTGGTCCGCGTCGAGGTCACCGAGGCCCGCACCCCGGTCACCGGCCTTCCCGCCACGTCCGACCTCCTCCTCGTCAACGACGACGACCTCACCTTCGCGACCACCCGCCCGGACCCCACCGCCCGGGAGACCCTCTTCCGCGCGGCGGGCCTGCTGCCCACCGCGATCTCGCGGGGCGTGGCCGCCGCCACCGTCTGGGACATGCTCACGGCTGGCGAGGCCACGGCGGCCGAGGCCGGCCGCTGCCTCACCGCGGTCCTCACGGCCGAGACGTCCGACGCCGTGATCGAGCCCTACCTCACGCTCGTCACCAACATCGCCGAACTCTGGGCACCGGCCGCCGAACGTCCCGCGCTGACCGAGGCCGTGGCCGCGGCCTGCCGACGGCTGGCCGCCGACCCGGGCCGCCGCCAGGTCGCCCTGCGCGGCCTCGCCCGCACCGCGACCGGCGCCGAGGACCTGGCCTGGCTCCGCGAGCAGGCCGGCGACGACGTCGACCTGCGCTGGCGCACCCTCGTCCGCGAGGCCGAACTCGGCGGCGACGTCACCGCCGAGTCCGCCGCCCTGCTCGAACGCGACACCGACCCCGACGCCTGGGTTCGCGCCCTCACCGTCCGGGCCGCCCTCCCCGGTCCGGCCGCGAAGGCCGAGGTCTGGCAGCGGCTGGCCGTGGACCGCGAGGTCCCGGTCGCGGCGGTCTCCGCGGTGGCGGCCGCCTTCTGGCGCCCCGGCCAGGACGCCTTGCTCGCCCCCTACGCCGAGCGCTACCTGGCGATGGTCCCGGACCTGCACCAGGGCGGCATGATCCCGGCGATGACCTACACCTCCCAACTCTTCCCGCCGTATGCCGTCGATGCCGAGTACATCGAGAGGGTCCGTCAGGCGGCCGGGGACGCCTCCCCCGTCGTCCGCAACACCCTTCTGGAACGCTCGGACGCGGTCCGGCGCATGCTCCGTGCCCGGGTCGCGAACGCCTGA
- a CDS encoding DUF2252 domain-containing protein — MFVRVRAWSTGEAVDVTGVEEPTAAGGRKLPAPKGFAQWPSQGSPKEEGKKLRWAVPRRSHDALDLDGSRPDAVRAVEESNRDRIPELVPIRVGRMAASPFAFLRGSAGLMAHDLARTPTTRIATQICGDAHAANFGLYGDPRGDLVIDLNDFDETALGPWEWDLKRLAASLVLAGREAGADEDTCRKAAGDAAGAYRRTMRLLAKLPVLDAWNAIADEELVSHSDAHDMIGTLRRVSEKARANTSGRFAARSTEPTEDGGRRFVDAVPVLRRVPDAEAEAVTAALEHYVTTLSEDRHPLLARHTPHDVAFRIVGTGSVGTRSYVVLLLDHRGEPLILQVKEARPSALVPHLATAGFETPAVDHEGRRVVLGQKRMQVVSDILLGWTTVDGRPFQVRQFRNRKGSVDPAALSADQIDDYGRMTGALLARAHSHSADPRLIAGYCGKNEELDEAIAAFAVTYADRTEADHEELVTAVRAGRIAAELGV, encoded by the coding sequence ATGTTCGTGCGTGTGCGTGCGTGGAGTACGGGGGAGGCGGTCGACGTGACCGGAGTGGAAGAGCCGACGGCGGCCGGCGGGCGCAAACTGCCCGCGCCGAAGGGGTTCGCGCAGTGGCCTTCGCAGGGCTCTCCCAAGGAGGAGGGCAAGAAGCTGCGTTGGGCGGTGCCGCGCCGCAGCCACGACGCCCTGGACCTGGACGGCTCCCGCCCCGACGCGGTCCGCGCGGTCGAGGAGTCCAACCGCGACCGCATCCCGGAGCTGGTCCCGATAAGGGTCGGCAGGATGGCGGCGAGCCCGTTCGCCTTCCTGCGCGGCTCGGCCGGCCTGATGGCGCACGACCTGGCCCGCACCCCGACGACCAGGATCGCCACCCAGATCTGCGGCGACGCCCACGCGGCCAACTTCGGCCTGTACGGCGACCCGCGCGGCGACCTCGTCATCGACCTGAACGACTTCGACGAGACGGCGCTCGGTCCCTGGGAGTGGGACCTCAAGCGGCTCGCCGCCTCCCTGGTGCTGGCCGGCCGGGAGGCGGGCGCCGACGAGGACACGTGCCGCAAGGCGGCCGGCGACGCGGCCGGCGCCTACCGCCGCACCATGCGCCTGCTGGCCAAGCTCCCGGTCCTGGACGCGTGGAACGCGATCGCGGACGAGGAACTGGTCTCCCACTCCGACGCCCACGACATGATCGGCACCCTGCGCCGGGTCTCGGAGAAGGCCCGCGCCAACACCAGCGGCCGGTTCGCGGCCCGCTCCACCGAGCCCACCGAGGACGGCGGCCGCCGCTTCGTGGACGCCGTGCCGGTGCTGCGCCGGGTCCCGGACGCGGAGGCGGAGGCGGTCACCGCCGCCCTGGAGCACTACGTGACCACGCTCTCCGAGGACCGCCACCCGCTGCTCGCCCGGCACACCCCGCACGACGTCGCCTTCCGGATCGTCGGCACCGGCAGCGTCGGCACCCGCTCCTACGTCGTCCTCCTCCTCGACCACCGCGGCGAGCCGCTGATCCTCCAGGTCAAGGAGGCCCGCCCGTCCGCGCTCGTCCCCCATCTCGCGACGGCCGGTTTCGAGACGCCGGCCGTCGACCACGAGGGCCGCCGGGTGGTCCTCGGCCAGAAGCGGATGCAGGTGGTCAGCGACATCCTGCTCGGCTGGACCACGGTGGACGGCCGCCCGTTCCAGGTCCGCCAGTTCCGCAACCGCAAGGGCAGCGTCGACCCCGCCGCCCTGTCCGCCGACCAGATCGACGACTACGGCAGGATGACCGGCGCCCTGCTGGCCCGCGCCCACTCGCACAGCGCCGACCCGCGCCTGATCGCCGGCTACTGCGGCAAGAACGAGGAGCTGGACGAGGCGATCGCCGCCTTCGCGGTGACCTACGCCGACCGCACGGAGGCGGACCACGAGGAACTGGTGACCGCGGTGCGGGCGGGCCGGATAGCGGCGGAGCTCGGGGTGTGA
- a CDS encoding HTTM domain-containing protein: protein MNRLALCLSRAIARVTEAALGPYQTAVVRIGFAATWLLFLLREYPHRQELYGPHATWSFDLARQLTADNHAFTALLTSDSNAFFEVFYFLAVVAGALLLVGWRTRATSLFFMVGVLSLQNRSVFVGDGGDNVLHLMSFYLVFTRCGQVWSLDARRAARAGAARARGERVAPDLVGPVLWAVSGLVLLAAAVTGRTGGGWLVPAVLWATWAGTALWWAADRRGRTSEPRVLLDVIANILHNGAVFVIMAEACLIYATAGWYKIQGSRWQDGTAVYYPLHLDYFSPWPALADLLSANGTMVMLVTYGTVIVQVAFPFTLFNRRVKNVLLAAMMTEHAVIAVVLGLPFFSLAMIAADSVFLPTSFLHRVGGWAARARDRVLRRTAPELPVQRSPEPDEQPRVGFGA, encoded by the coding sequence GTGAACCGTCTCGCCCTGTGCCTGTCCCGCGCCATCGCCCGGGTCACCGAGGCCGCGCTCGGCCCGTACCAGACGGCCGTGGTCCGCATCGGCTTCGCCGCCACCTGGCTGCTCTTCCTGCTGCGCGAGTACCCGCACCGCCAGGAGCTGTACGGCCCCCACGCCACCTGGAGCTTCGACCTCGCCCGGCAGCTGACCGCCGACAACCACGCCTTCACGGCGCTGCTGACCTCCGACAGCAACGCCTTCTTCGAGGTCTTCTACTTCCTCGCCGTCGTCGCCGGTGCGCTGCTGCTGGTGGGCTGGCGGACCCGGGCCACATCCCTGTTCTTCATGGTCGGCGTGCTGTCCCTGCAGAACCGCAGCGTCTTCGTGGGCGACGGCGGCGACAACGTGCTGCACCTGATGTCCTTCTACCTGGTGTTCACGCGCTGCGGCCAGGTGTGGTCCCTGGACGCGCGCCGGGCGGCACGAGCCGGCGCCGCACGCGCGCGTGGCGAGCGCGTGGCCCCCGACCTGGTGGGCCCCGTCCTGTGGGCGGTGTCGGGTCTCGTCCTGCTCGCCGCGGCCGTCACCGGCCGTACCGGAGGCGGCTGGCTGGTCCCGGCCGTGCTGTGGGCGACCTGGGCGGGCACCGCCCTGTGGTGGGCGGCCGACCGCCGGGGGCGCACGTCCGAGCCCCGCGTCCTGCTCGACGTCATCGCCAACATCCTGCACAACGGCGCCGTGTTCGTGATCATGGCCGAGGCCTGCCTGATCTACGCCACCGCCGGCTGGTACAAGATCCAGGGCTCCCGCTGGCAGGACGGCACCGCCGTCTACTACCCGCTCCACCTGGACTACTTCTCGCCCTGGCCGGCCCTCGCCGACCTGCTGTCCGCCAACGGCACGATGGTGATGCTGGTGACCTACGGGACGGTCATCGTGCAGGTCGCCTTCCCGTTCACCCTGTTCAACCGGCGGGTGAAGAACGTGCTGCTGGCCGCGATGATGACCGAGCACGCGGTGATCGCGGTCGTGCTCGGCCTGCCCTTCTTCTCGCTGGCCATGATCGCGGCGGACTCCGTCTTCCTGCCGACGTCCTTCCTGCACCGGGTCGGCGGCTGGGCGGCACGCGCACGTGACCGCGTCCTCCGTCGGACCGCCCCGGAACTGCCCGTCCAGCGCTCACCGGAGCCCGACGAACAGCCCCGCGTAGGCTTCGGGGCATGA
- a CDS encoding RNA methyltransferase: MTDPLDHWARLAGSAVLLDGFHALKHALRFGAEVPVAVTADRGATLALAGELAPDVREALAVLLTEVPARTYASLVPRPHPTAVAALAVRPSREANLRELARLPRAAPVVVLDEPRNLGNAGAVIRLAAGFGATGVITTGTLDPWHPTVVRGGAGLHFATAVERLAVPELPEGPLYALDPEGEDIRGLKLPDDAILAFGSERAGLSADLRARADHLLRLPMRPQVSSYNLATSVAMTLYHWSAL, encoded by the coding sequence ATGACCGACCCCCTGGACCACTGGGCGCGGCTGGCCGGCTCGGCCGTTCTCCTCGACGGCTTCCACGCCCTCAAGCACGCGCTGCGCTTCGGCGCGGAGGTGCCGGTGGCGGTCACGGCGGACCGGGGGGCGACGCTGGCCCTGGCGGGCGAGTTGGCGCCGGACGTACGGGAGGCACTGGCCGTGCTGCTGACGGAGGTGCCCGCGCGGACGTACGCGTCCCTCGTCCCGCGCCCGCACCCCACGGCCGTGGCCGCACTGGCGGTACGCCCGTCCCGCGAGGCCAACCTGCGCGAGCTGGCCCGGCTCCCGCGCGCGGCCCCGGTCGTGGTCCTCGACGAGCCGCGCAACCTCGGCAACGCGGGCGCGGTGATCCGCCTCGCGGCGGGCTTCGGGGCGACCGGCGTCATCACGACCGGCACCCTCGACCCCTGGCACCCGACGGTCGTTCGCGGCGGCGCGGGCCTCCACTTCGCCACGGCGGTGGAACGCCTGGCGGTGCCCGAGCTGCCTGAGGGCCCGCTGTACGCACTCGATCCGGAGGGCGAGGACATCAGGGGGCTGAAACTCCCCGACGACGCGATCCTCGCCTTCGGCTCGGAGCGGGCGGGGCTCTCGGCCGACCTCCGGGCGCGAGCCGACCACTTGCTGCGGCTGCCGATGCGCCCTCAGGTGAGCAGCTACAACCTGGCGACGAGCGTGGCGATGACCTTGTACCACTGGAGTGCCCTGTAA
- a CDS encoding rhodanese-like domain-containing protein, which produces MPTVEVADLKDGDFLLDVREDDEWQAGHAAGALHIPISDFVARYGELTEAAPQDARVHVICRSGGRSAQVTMYLVQQGVDAVNVDGGMQVWQAAGREVVTDSGEPGFVI; this is translated from the coding sequence GTGCCCACGGTCGAGGTCGCGGACCTCAAGGACGGCGACTTCCTGCTGGACGTCCGCGAGGACGACGAGTGGCAGGCGGGCCACGCGGCCGGTGCCCTGCACATCCCGATCAGCGACTTCGTGGCCCGCTACGGCGAGCTCACCGAGGCGGCTCCCCAGGACGCCCGCGTCCACGTCATCTGCCGCTCCGGCGGCCGCTCGGCCCAGGTCACGATGTACCTGGTCCAGCAGGGCGTCGACGCCGTGAACGTCGACGGCGGCATGCAGGTGTGGCAGGCAGCGGGCCGCGAGGTAGTCACGGACAGTGGCGAACCGGGCTTCGTCATCTGA
- a CDS encoding NAD(P)H-binding protein has protein sequence MDYSAEAGVRPILVTGAAGRVGAVGRTVVQGLRRRGLGVRALVHRDDDRAQALRATGADVVVGDLTRPRDVADALDGCGRMYFGMAVSAEYLPAAVTTATVARAYGGLEAFVNMSQLTVSEMDATSGSESHQHRQQWLVEQVLGWSGLPVVEVRPTVFLENPLFQAVFSSVGESGTLRWPFGKAKTSPIAAGDVAAVVEEILADPARHIGRTYELTGPRSQDAAALAAEISDALHRTVGCTEVPLQEWLDGDLKALGLPDHAFQHLSTMARLHAAGRYDRQADGMKEVTGRPAAGVGDFVRSNPGLFSR, from the coding sequence ATGGACTACAGCGCGGAAGCAGGCGTGCGCCCCATCCTGGTCACCGGCGCGGCGGGCCGCGTCGGGGCCGTCGGCAGGACGGTCGTCCAGGGGCTGCGGCGCCGGGGCCTCGGGGTCCGTGCTCTGGTGCACCGGGACGACGACCGTGCCCAGGCGCTGCGCGCGACGGGTGCTGACGTCGTGGTCGGGGATCTGACGCGGCCCCGTGACGTCGCCGACGCCCTCGACGGCTGCGGGCGGATGTACTTCGGCATGGCCGTCTCCGCGGAGTACCTGCCGGCCGCGGTGACCACGGCCACGGTCGCGCGCGCCTACGGCGGGCTGGAGGCGTTCGTGAACATGTCGCAGCTGACCGTCTCCGAGATGGACGCCACCAGCGGCTCGGAGTCGCATCAGCATCGTCAGCAGTGGCTGGTCGAGCAGGTTCTCGGCTGGTCGGGACTGCCCGTGGTCGAGGTCAGGCCCACCGTCTTCTTGGAGAACCCGCTCTTCCAGGCCGTGTTTTCGTCGGTCGGCGAGAGCGGCACCCTCCGGTGGCCCTTCGGCAAGGCGAAGACCTCCCCGATCGCCGCCGGTGACGTCGCCGCGGTCGTCGAGGAGATCCTGGCCGATCCGGCCCGGCACATCGGCCGGACCTACGAGCTGACCGGTCCCCGGTCCCAGGACGCCGCCGCGCTGGCCGCGGAGATCTCCGATGCCCTGCACCGCACGGTCGGCTGCACCGAGGTCCCGCTGCAGGAGTGGCTCGACGGCGATCTCAAAGCGCTGGGACTGCCGGACCACGCCTTCCAGCACCTCTCCACCATGGCCCGCCTGCACGCGGCCGGCCGTTACGACCGCCAGGCGGACGGCATGAAGGAGGTCACCGGGCGCCCCGCCGCGGGAGTGGGCGATTTCGTCCGCAGCAACCCCGGGTTGTTCAGCCGCTGA
- a CDS encoding DUF5819 family protein, whose amino-acid sequence MDDAYDEGVDARHGPDAPSGTRAEPEPAPADRPAPPEQPPSGAALPPEPAAVPRTGVAALSPRYQIGAALALALVAVTACVHLGMVFLSVAPANTVSKQHGTAIEDWVYPEFEQNWKLFAPNPLQQNISVQVRADVLMPDGTTTTTGWNDLSAQDGRAIDGSLVPSHTVQNELRRAWDFFTSTHGTDNRPIGLRGSLSEQYLRRIVVMRMYKGDATSEKGTIERVQVRSSTTNVTPPHWSGEKVSDTPVYRELPWWTVTADEANGGVR is encoded by the coding sequence ATGGACGACGCGTACGACGAGGGCGTGGACGCCCGGCACGGGCCGGACGCCCCGAGCGGGACGCGTGCCGAGCCGGAGCCCGCCCCAGCGGACCGTCCCGCCCCTCCGGAGCAGCCGCCCTCGGGTGCAGCCCTTCCGCCGGAGCCCGCCGCCGTCCCCCGTACCGGCGTCGCCGCCCTGTCGCCCCGCTACCAGATCGGCGCGGCTCTCGCCCTCGCCCTGGTCGCGGTCACCGCCTGCGTGCACCTCGGCATGGTGTTCCTGAGCGTGGCACCGGCGAACACGGTGAGCAAGCAGCACGGCACGGCGATCGAGGACTGGGTGTACCCGGAGTTCGAGCAGAACTGGAAGCTCTTCGCGCCGAACCCGCTGCAGCAGAACATCTCCGTGCAGGTGCGCGCCGATGTGCTGATGCCGGACGGCACCACGACCACCACCGGCTGGAACGACCTGTCCGCACAGGACGGCCGGGCCATCGACGGCAGCCTGGTGCCCAGCCACACCGTGCAGAACGAACTGCGCCGGGCCTGGGACTTCTTCACCTCCACGCACGGCACCGACAACCGCCCGATCGGCCTGCGCGGTTCCCTGTCCGAGCAGTACCTGCGCCGGATCGTCGTGATGCGCATGTACAAGGGGGACGCCACGAGCGAGAAGGGCACCATCGAGCGCGTGCAGGTACGGTCGAGCACCACCAACGTGACCCCGCCGCACTGGAGCGGCGAGAAGGTCTCCGACACACCCGTCTACCGGGAGCTGCCCTGGTGGACGGTCACCGCGGACGAAGCGAACGGCGGTGTGCGGTGA